From one Prochlorococcus marinus str. MIT 0912 genomic stretch:
- a CDS encoding DUF6439 family protein, which translates to MLKKNKYIWPEKVHILTKELHNEISLNNHNWHKFRGNKQRRSAELIISAISQLINDGDDAEIEDLLNQAILWINEGIKDTGCKSH; encoded by the coding sequence ATGCTAAAAAAAAATAAATACATATGGCCTGAAAAAGTTCATATACTTACAAAAGAGCTCCATAATGAAATCAGTCTTAATAACCACAACTGGCATAAATTCAGGGGAAATAAACAACGAAGAAGCGCAGAATTAATTATTTCGGCAATTTCACAATTAATTAATGATGGAGATGATGCAGAAATAGAAGACTTACTTAATCAAGCAATATTATGGATAAATGAGGGAATCAAAGATACAGGATGTAAAAGTCATTAA
- a CDS encoding class I SAM-dependent methyltransferase, producing the protein MAAPSLEKIAYRTLQQGKTLAGLAHKELSSKLMEVFAPEAAPGKFPINQDLIKEVRRSMKNLETIDWKEAEEGIYPKSQLFEAPWLEWAKKYPLVWLDMPQTWQRRKKNKTREIPRNINEKDYPAYYLQNFHHQTDGYLSKHSAEIYDIQVEILFNGTADSMRRRVLSPLKRGLKKYLSEESKKVKILDIATGTGRTLQQIQSALPQVELYGLDLSSSYLKQASKYLSSRNGDLVQLTKGNAEKMPYASESFQALTCVFLFHELPRDARQNVLNECFRLLEPGGTLVLADSIQIEDSPKFITIMENFHKIFHEPYYRDYIVDNINLRLEECGFSAITSESHFMTKVWKANKPA; encoded by the coding sequence ATGGCAGCGCCAAGCCTTGAAAAAATTGCATATCGTACTCTTCAACAAGGAAAAACACTTGCTGGGTTAGCTCATAAAGAGTTGAGTTCAAAGTTGATGGAAGTGTTTGCACCTGAAGCAGCTCCAGGCAAATTTCCAATAAATCAAGACTTAATAAAAGAAGTTAGAAGATCAATGAAAAATCTAGAAACCATTGATTGGAAAGAAGCAGAGGAAGGAATTTACCCTAAATCACAACTATTCGAAGCTCCATGGTTGGAATGGGCTAAGAAATATCCCTTGGTTTGGCTAGATATGCCCCAAACTTGGCAGAGGCGAAAAAAAAATAAAACCAGAGAAATCCCTAGAAATATAAATGAGAAAGATTACCCTGCTTACTATTTGCAAAATTTTCATCATCAAACAGACGGGTATCTAAGTAAACATTCCGCTGAAATTTATGACATACAAGTTGAGATTCTTTTCAATGGGACAGCCGATTCCATGAGAAGAAGGGTTTTATCTCCATTGAAAAGAGGTCTTAAAAAATATTTATCTGAAGAGTCAAAGAAAGTAAAAATTTTAGATATCGCTACAGGAACTGGAAGAACACTCCAGCAAATACAAAGTGCATTACCTCAAGTTGAACTTTATGGTCTTGATTTATCAAGTTCATACCTAAAGCAAGCAAGTAAATACCTCAGTTCCAGAAATGGTGATCTTGTTCAACTAACTAAAGGAAATGCAGAGAAAATGCCATATGCATCGGAGAGTTTTCAGGCTTTAACCTGTGTTTTTCTATTTCACGAACTTCCTAGAGATGCGCGCCAGAATGTTTTGAACGAGTGTTTTAGGTTGCTAGAACCTGGAGGAACTCTTGTTCTTGCCGACTCCATTCAGATAGAAGATTCTCCAAAATTCATTACAATAATGGAAAACTTTCACAAAATTTTTCACGAACCTTATTACAGAGATTACATAGTTGATAACATAAATTTAAGATTAGAAGAATGTGGTTTTTCCGCAATAACTTCTGAATCTCATTTCATGACTAAAGTATGGAAAGCGAACAAGCCAGCTTAA
- the glnA gene encoding type I glutamate--ammonia ligase, whose protein sequence is MSKTSQDVLRQIKDEGIELIDLKFTDLHGKWQHLTVASDLIEESSFTEGLAFDGSSIRGWKAINESDMAMVPDPSTSWIDPFYHHKTLSLICSIQEPRSGEPYARCPRALAQKALDYLGSTSVADSAFFGPEPEFFIFDDVRYNSGEGGSFYSVDTIEAPWNTGRVEEGGNLGYKIQLKEGYFPVSPNDTAQDMRSEMLLLMGELGIPIEKHHHEVAGAGQHELGMKFAPLINAADNVMIYKYIVRNVAKKYGKTATFMPKPVFNDNGTGMHVHQSLWKSGEPLFYGEGTYANLSQTAKWYIGGILKHAPSFLAFTNPTTNSYKRLVPGFEAPVNLVYSQGNRSAAVRIPLTGPSPKAKRLEFRSGDALANPYIAFSAMMMAGIDGINNQIDPGDGVDVDLFELPSEELSKIDTVPSSLNDALEALKSDNKYLTEGGVFTEDFINNWIELKYEEVQQLRQRPHPHEFTMYYDA, encoded by the coding sequence ATGAGCAAGACCTCTCAAGATGTTCTTCGTCAAATTAAGGATGAGGGCATTGAGCTAATAGATCTAAAATTCACTGACCTACATGGTAAATGGCAACACTTAACTGTAGCTTCAGATCTCATTGAAGAAAGCTCTTTCACAGAAGGACTTGCCTTTGATGGCTCTTCCATCCGCGGTTGGAAAGCAATAAACGAATCCGACATGGCGATGGTCCCAGATCCATCAACAAGTTGGATAGACCCCTTTTACCATCACAAGACTCTTAGCTTGATTTGTTCAATTCAGGAGCCAAGAAGCGGAGAGCCATATGCCAGGTGTCCAAGAGCATTGGCACAAAAAGCATTGGATTATTTAGGCAGCACAAGTGTTGCAGATTCTGCATTCTTCGGGCCTGAACCTGAATTCTTTATTTTTGATGATGTCAGATATAACTCAGGCGAAGGTGGAAGTTTTTACAGCGTTGATACCATCGAGGCTCCTTGGAATACAGGGAGAGTTGAAGAAGGAGGAAACCTTGGATACAAAATTCAACTAAAAGAAGGATATTTTCCAGTCTCTCCTAATGACACCGCTCAAGACATGAGGTCTGAGATGCTTCTACTTATGGGTGAATTGGGAATACCAATTGAGAAACATCACCATGAGGTAGCTGGAGCTGGCCAACATGAATTAGGGATGAAATTTGCCCCCCTAATTAACGCAGCTGATAATGTGATGATTTACAAATACATTGTTAGAAATGTAGCCAAGAAATATGGAAAAACTGCGACTTTTATGCCTAAGCCAGTCTTTAATGACAATGGGACAGGAATGCATGTTCACCAAAGTTTGTGGAAAAGTGGTGAGCCCTTATTTTATGGAGAAGGCACATATGCAAATCTATCTCAAACAGCTAAATGGTACATAGGTGGAATTCTCAAGCATGCTCCTTCTTTCCTAGCATTTACAAATCCAACGACTAACAGCTACAAAAGATTAGTCCCAGGTTTCGAAGCACCCGTCAATTTAGTTTATTCACAAGGTAATAGATCAGCGGCGGTAAGGATTCCATTAACAGGACCAAGTCCTAAAGCAAAGAGACTTGAATTCCGTTCTGGTGATGCATTGGCTAACCCTTATATTGCTTTTTCAGCAATGATGATGGCTGGTATTGATGGAATCAACAATCAAATTGATCCTGGAGATGGTGTTGATGTTGACCTCTTCGAGCTTCCTTCTGAGGAATTATCAAAAATAGACACTGTTCCCTCCTCATTGAATGATGCATTGGAGGCATTAAAAAGTGACAACAAATATTTAACGGAAGGAGGTGTATTTACTGAAGACTTTATTAATAACTGGATAGAGCTGAAATACGAAGAAGTTCAACAGCTAAGACAAAGGCCTCATCCACATGAATTCACTATGTACTATGACGCCTAA
- a CDS encoding pyridoxal-phosphate-dependent aminotransferase family protein: MATQILPSVDNQHRKDFGPTVSPERLLLGPGPSNADPAVLKALSQPPIGHLDPFYVDLMSEVQELLRYAWQTSNRLTLPMSGTGSAAMEATLANVVEPGDTVLVAIKGYFGHRLADMAGRYKANVETIQKDWGNAFSLEEIEDGLKEHNPAVLAIVHAETSTGVCQPMDGIGDLCRKYNCLLLVDTVTSLGGVPLYLDEWKIDLAYSCSQKGLSCPPGLGPFSMNERAENKMSNRKDKVPNWYLDVSLLNKYWGSDRVYHHTAPVNMNFGIREALRLLAEEGLEVSWDRHRKNAESLWNSLENIGLELHVKEELRLPTLTTVKIPEGIDGKSFTKHLLNNFGVEIGGGLGDLAGKVWRIGLMGYNSTPTNVDKIINIFETELPKFR, from the coding sequence TTGGCCACTCAAATTCTTCCTTCTGTTGATAATCAACATCGTAAAGATTTTGGTCCAACTGTTTCTCCTGAAAGGTTATTGCTTGGGCCAGGCCCATCAAACGCAGATCCTGCTGTGTTGAAAGCTCTCTCTCAGCCCCCCATTGGTCACTTGGATCCTTTTTATGTGGACTTGATGAGTGAGGTCCAAGAGTTACTCAGATATGCATGGCAAACTAGCAATCGATTAACGCTTCCAATGAGTGGTACCGGAAGTGCTGCAATGGAGGCAACGTTGGCAAATGTTGTTGAACCAGGAGATACGGTTTTAGTTGCAATAAAAGGATATTTTGGACATCGACTTGCCGATATGGCAGGAAGATATAAAGCAAATGTTGAAACTATTCAGAAAGATTGGGGGAATGCATTCTCTCTCGAAGAAATAGAAGATGGGCTGAAGGAACATAACCCAGCTGTATTAGCAATTGTTCATGCAGAAACCTCAACAGGTGTTTGTCAACCTATGGATGGAATTGGTGATTTGTGCAGAAAATATAATTGTTTACTTCTTGTAGACACAGTGACATCTTTGGGAGGCGTTCCTCTTTATTTGGATGAGTGGAAAATTGATCTAGCTTACAGTTGCAGTCAAAAAGGATTAAGTTGTCCTCCCGGATTAGGTCCTTTCTCAATGAATGAGAGAGCTGAAAATAAAATGTCTAATAGAAAAGATAAGGTTCCAAACTGGTATCTAGACGTTTCTTTATTAAATAAATATTGGGGTAGTGATCGCGTATATCATCATACCGCCCCTGTAAATATGAATTTTGGCATTAGAGAAGCGCTTAGATTGTTAGCAGAAGAAGGATTAGAAGTCTCATGGGATAGACATAGAAAAAATGCGGAATCACTTTGGAATTCTTTGGAAAATATTGGTTTAGAATTACACGTTAAAGAAGAATTACGCTTGCCAACTCTAACGACAGTAAAAATACCAGAGGGCATTGATGGTAAGTCATTTACTAAGCATCTACTAAATAATTTTGGAGTTGAGATTGGAGGTGGCCTTGGTGATTTGGCGGGTAAAGTTTGGAGAATTGGTTTGATGGGTTATAACTCAACCCCTACTAATGTAGATAAGATAATAAATATTTTTGAAACTGAATTACCTAAGTTTAGATAA
- a CDS encoding nucleoside deaminase, whose amino-acid sequence MSKPISLSQEEKIKWMTRLLSKAKLVGERGEVPIAAVILDKRGRCIGYGGNRREGMKDPLGHAELVALRQASWINNDWRFNDCTLIVNLEPCPMCAGALIQARMGRIIYGSKDPKRGALGGTINLAEHKSAHHNLLIEKGIMEEESRKLIVDWFKDKRLLSRKSLLSKLR is encoded by the coding sequence TTGTCAAAACCAATCTCACTTAGTCAGGAAGAAAAAATAAAATGGATGACAAGATTGTTATCCAAAGCAAAACTTGTAGGCGAGAGAGGGGAAGTCCCCATCGCTGCAGTTATTCTCGACAAAAGAGGCAGATGTATTGGCTATGGAGGAAATAGAAGGGAAGGAATGAAAGATCCTTTAGGTCATGCTGAGTTAGTAGCGCTAAGACAAGCTTCTTGGATAAATAATGATTGGAGATTTAATGACTGTACATTGATTGTAAATCTGGAGCCATGTCCAATGTGTGCAGGCGCTTTAATACAAGCAAGGATGGGGAGAATTATCTATGGATCGAAAGACCCAAAAAGAGGCGCACTAGGTGGAACAATTAATCTCGCAGAACATAAAAGTGCTCATCATAATCTTCTCATTGAAAAAGGAATAATGGAAGAAGAATCTAGAAAACTAATCGTAGATTGGTTCAAAGACAAAAGACTTTTATCAAGAAAAAGTTTATTATCTAAACTTAGGTAA
- a CDS encoding pyridoxal phosphate-dependent decarboxylase family protein: MEPFASPHNLDRELHSLLAEASSNLCDWFAESGSQGPMPDSFDLPKAFPDEKGVSNKVLLNDLQLLMNGSYRPSHPRALAHLDPPPLSASIVGELICAGLNNNLLAEELSPSLTCLERNLCKWFCQKLGLGDLSGGVAASGGSLSNLMALVIARNISGLENDPSAVFFASDDCHVSFLKSLKIMGLKQESLQKVPTDEKGKLDISYLSSNLKKIKSQGKKCFAVVATAGTTVRGAIDPLSEISQLCKKEKIWLHVDGAIGGIYGLSTITSEIVQGLDSADSITVNPQKLLGIAKTSSLLLVANKNHLSSTFSTGLPYAEPIAGNDFHGGELGIQGTRSAESLKLWIGLRQLGEEGIEKILLESIKRRCYLESIIDSSKFKIISGPLHLLALTPINYTYSQASDWSIKTRNSLLVNNFMLSRPIYGDRYYLKAVMGNPNTKFEDLKILANLINHSII; this comes from the coding sequence TTGGAACCTTTTGCATCACCTCACAATTTAGATAGAGAACTGCATTCTTTACTTGCTGAAGCCTCAAGTAATCTTTGTGATTGGTTTGCTGAATCAGGCAGTCAAGGTCCAATGCCTGATTCATTTGATTTGCCTAAGGCCTTTCCTGATGAAAAAGGTGTATCCAATAAGGTTTTATTGAATGATCTTCAATTATTAATGAATGGCTCTTACCGACCATCTCATCCAAGGGCTCTTGCTCATTTAGATCCTCCTCCTCTGTCAGCATCAATAGTAGGAGAGCTTATTTGTGCAGGTTTAAATAATAATCTTTTGGCTGAAGAATTATCACCTAGCTTGACATGCCTAGAAAGAAACCTTTGTAAATGGTTTTGTCAGAAATTAGGTCTTGGTGATTTGTCTGGAGGGGTGGCTGCTAGCGGGGGAAGTTTAAGTAATTTAATGGCTTTAGTAATTGCAAGAAATATTTCTGGTCTAGAAAATGATCCAAGTGCAGTATTTTTTGCAAGTGATGATTGTCATGTCTCATTTTTAAAATCTCTAAAGATTATGGGACTTAAACAAGAATCTTTGCAAAAAGTTCCTACTGATGAAAAAGGTAAATTAGATATTTCTTATCTGTCCTCAAATTTAAAAAAAATAAAATCTCAAGGGAAGAAATGTTTTGCTGTAGTAGCTACTGCCGGAACTACTGTAAGAGGAGCTATTGATCCACTCTCTGAAATCTCTCAATTATGCAAAAAAGAGAAAATATGGCTTCATGTTGATGGCGCAATTGGTGGAATTTATGGTTTGTCAACAATAACTTCAGAAATTGTTCAAGGCTTAGATTCAGCAGACTCCATAACTGTTAATCCACAGAAATTATTGGGTATTGCAAAAACATCCTCTTTATTACTGGTAGCTAATAAAAACCATCTTTCTTCTACCTTCTCAACTGGACTACCTTATGCCGAACCAATTGCAGGCAATGACTTTCATGGAGGAGAACTTGGAATTCAAGGTACTAGATCCGCTGAGTCATTAAAGTTGTGGATTGGTTTAAGGCAATTAGGTGAAGAAGGTATTGAAAAAATACTTTTGGAGTCTATCAAAAGAAGATGTTATTTAGAATCAATAATTGATTCATCAAAATTTAAAATAATATCAGGACCCCTTCATCTTCTAGCTTTAACACCCATCAATTATACTTATTCTCAAGCCTCCGATTGGTCTATAAAAACGAGAAACTCTTTATTAGTCAATAATTTTATGCTTTCAAGACCAATTTATGGAGATAGATATTATTTAAAGGCAGTTATGGGAAACCCTAATACTAAATT